The genome window TTCTGTTCCGCTTATTCCGGCAAAACAAAGATTCTGATGCTCCACAACTTTTCCATCCAGAAGCGCCCCCCTGTCTTCCAGCAACTCGGCAACGCCCGAAGGGTCACAATTTCCCGAAACACCTAAGATCACCGGGCAATGCTCCTCCAGAACAGATAATATCCGACGGACCTGCTCCAATCCGCCGAAATTGGCGATATCCCCCGCCAAAAGTACAGCATCATGGCCCCCCGCGATGCGTTCCAGCCCATCGACTCTGTTATGCAAATCTGCTAACAGTAAAAGTTTCACAGTAACCCCGCTCTTTTGTCTCAGGATTCTATCCTGCCGAGATGTCAGGGTCAAAATCTTTCTAACCCTTTTGCTTTCTTGAAAAAACTTTCTGCAGATGTTAGATTTCTTTTTTTCTTACGAGATTATGTTTCCGGAAAGAAAAACAATATGATTGTTGTAATGAAGCCAGGGGCCGCTGAGGCCCATATTCAGCACGTTGTCAAATTAATCCGCGAGTACGGTCTGAAAGAACATATTATTTACGGAACGGACCGAACCGTGATTGCCTGTCTGGGCGATAAACGGGCTGTGGACAAGGGAGCCATCGAAAACGCACCGATGGTGGAAAAGATTGTTCCGATTCTGGCCCCCTATAAAATGGCTTCTCTCGAAGTCAAAAAAGAACGCACCGTTATCTCCATTGGTCCAAAACAATTTCCTATCGGGGGAACCAAAATCGGCGTCATCGCGGGTCCCTGCGCCGTAGAAAGTCGAGAACAGGTTCTCCAGACCGCCCGTCAGGCCGCCGCAGCCGGATGTATCGGCTTTCGCGGAGGCGCCTTCAAGCCCCGCACCAGCCCCTACAGCCACCAGGGGCTCGGCAAAAAGGGGCTGGAATTCCTTGCAGAAGCCAGAGAGGAAACCGGTTTAGCCATCGTCACGGAAGTGGTCGGTTTGGAACAAATCGAAGAGATTCTTCCGGTGGCCGATGTTCTGCAAATCGGCGCTCGAAATATGCAGCATTATCCGCTGCTGGAAGCGATTGGCCAAACGAAAAAACCGGTTTTGCTCAAACGAGGAATGAGCGCCACACTGGATGAGTTTCTCCTGGCCGCAGAGTATATTATCAATGCCGGCAATCCCAATGTGATTCTTTGTGAACGAGGTATCCGCACGTTTGAAACCTATGTTCGCAACACACTGCCGCTGGCGATTATTCCCGCCCTGCGGGAGCGAACCCACCTGCCGATTGTCATTGATCCTTCCCATGGGACAGGCCATGCATACATGGTCCCCTCGATGTGTTTAGCCGCCGTTGCCGCAGGTGCTGACGGTCTGCTTATCGAGTGTCATCCCGACCCTGAACATGCAATCTCGGATGGAGCCCAATCGATCACACCGGAAGTGCTGACTCAACTGATGGTTCGACTCAGAAAAGTCGCTCAAGCCGTCGAACGGGATTTATAGATTGTACTCCTTGATTTTTCGGTAAAGCGTGCGCTCTCCGATTTTCAGGATACGCGCCGCTTCAGCGCGATTATGTCCGGTCATTTCGAGCGTTCGCCGGATGTGTTCGCGTTCGACCTCCTCCAGTGATTTGCCCGCCATCTCCCTGAAAAACGAGTCGCCGCCTTCGGCAGCTCCAGCCGAAAAAGCATTCAAAACAATCGGCTCTTTCTCTTTTTTGTCCAACTCCACCAGACCTCCTTCATCTGTATATGAAGTCGGCGAAGGAGCTTCCAGCTGTTTGAGACGGGAAATTTCCGGCGGTAAATCCTGCAAATCCAGGATATCTTTCTCACACATCACAACCATTGTCCGCACGACATTTCTCAACTGACGGATATTCCCCGGCCAGGAATAAGCCATCAGCGCCCGCATAGCCGGTTCCGTAATCAGGTGAATATCCCGTCCGGTGTCTTCACACGCCTCCTTGAGAAAATACCCGAACAGTTCCGGGATGTCCTGCGGACGCTTTCGAAGAGGAGGAAGCGTAACAGCCGCCTCTTTGATGCGGAAATACAAATCCTGACGAAATTTTTTCTGCTCCACCAGTGCCGCCAGGTCATGATTGGTTGCACTGATCACCCGAACATCCACAACAATAGAATGGCTGGCTCCGACGGGACAAATGATTCCATCCTCGAGAACCCGCAGC of Anaerohalosphaeraceae bacterium contains these proteins:
- the aroF gene encoding 3-deoxy-7-phosphoheptulonate synthase — translated: MIVVMKPGAAEAHIQHVVKLIREYGLKEHIIYGTDRTVIACLGDKRAVDKGAIENAPMVEKIVPILAPYKMASLEVKKERTVISIGPKQFPIGGTKIGVIAGPCAVESREQVLQTARQAAAAGCIGFRGGAFKPRTSPYSHQGLGKKGLEFLAEAREETGLAIVTEVVGLEQIEEILPVADVLQIGARNMQHYPLLEAIGQTKKPVLLKRGMSATLDEFLLAAEYIINAGNPNVILCERGIRTFETYVRNTLPLAIIPALRERTHLPIVIDPSHGTGHAYMVPSMCLAAVAAGADGLLIECHPDPEHAISDGAQSITPEVLTQLMVRLRKVAQAVERDL